One part of the Malus sylvestris chromosome 2, drMalSylv7.2, whole genome shotgun sequence genome encodes these proteins:
- the LOC126611668 gene encoding nuclear pore complex protein NUP58-like isoform X1, with protein sequence MAFTSLFSTPQPQQQQQQQSPFQIQQPSQPFQQSNSFFSQQPPQLQQQQQQQQQQQQQQQQQQQTPLFQQPQFQQQQPLFQQPQFQQQQQQPQQQQQQQLYLFTNDKTPASYGTKWADLHPDSQKILLQIEERILGYRDESQRLDQCSRLYDSSVSNDAFEHDASRILQELGGIGTSMDRQKVLLQELMAIVKDMLRNSEVAVRSFMILRPRFLHLNAGGTSNATAPSQAPGATLPPGLSSQPTTSSIVPVFDFYNGIPRKPSPFLQQTVARFEKYLVECRQWIEELEQLLLDSERNSANDRSSLLQSLPKVMSNVHDFFVHVAAKVESFHQYVVSMKTAYLVNERRQGYVNDPFLEADRRETARQEAAAKRVHPTLHLPATSQPSTQISGLFASSGTPGTSTAPQTSAAATITASSGSGLFSTPSASSAPVSSSLFATPPTTGPASSLFPTPFSTPQASLFSSSSAFGPASTPSLFSNPTPGFGSTPTIGSSLFTSGSAGSGLNSSFTSTKSAKPKSRTGRR encoded by the exons ATGGCGTTCACATCGTTATTCTCTACGCCGCAGCcacaacagcagcagcagcagcaatcgCCGTTTCAAATTCAACAGCCCTCACAGCCCTTTCAGCAAAGCAACTCCTTCTTCTCCCAACAACCACCGCagctgcagcagcagcagcagcagcagcagcagcagcagcagcagcagcagcagcagcagcagacgCCGCTGTTTCAACAGCCGCAATTTCAGCAGCAGCAGCCGCTATTTCAACAGCCGCAAtttcagcagcagcagcaacaaccgcagcagcagcagcaacagcaaTTGTATTTGTTTACTAATGACAAGACTCCGGCGAGTTATGGTACCAAGTGGGCGGATCTCCATCCGGATTCCCAGAAAATTCTTCTGCAGATTGA GGAACGGATACTGGGGTATAGGGATGAAAGCCAGCGGCTGGATCAGTGTAGTCGTCTCTACGATTCCTCTGTTTCCAATGATGCTTTTGAGCATGACGCAAGTCGTATTCTACAG GAACTTGGGGGAATTGGTACTTCCATGGACCGACAGAAAGTTCTTTTGCAGGAGTTGATGGCTATTGTGAAAGACATGTTGCGGAACAGCGAGGTTGCTGTTCGTTCTTTTATGATTTTACGCCCAAGGTTTCTTCATCTGAATGCAGGAGGTACTTCAAATGCCACTGCCCCGTCACAAGCTCCTGGAGCGACACTACCACCAGGTTTAAGTAGTCAACCAACAACTAGTTCTATAGTGCCAGTTTTTGATTTCTACAACGGGATTCCAAGGAAACCGTCTCCGTTCCTACAGCAAACAGTTGCAAGATTTGAGAAGTATCTTGTTGAGTGTCGCCAGTGGATTGAGGAATTAGAGCAGCTGCTTCTAGACTCCGAGAGGAACTCAGCCAATGATAGATCCTCATTGTTGCAGTCTCTTCCAAAAGTCATGTCAAATGTGCATGATTTTTTCGTTCACGTGGCAGCTAAG GTGGAGAGTTTTCATCAGTATGTTGTGTCCATGAAAACAGCTTATCTTGTTAATGAGCGCCGCCAAGGGTATGTGAATGATCCATTTCTTGAGGCTGATCGGCGGGAAACAGCTAGGCAAGAAGCTGCTGCTAAGAGGGTGCATCCAACTTTACATTTACCTGCGACGTCGCAACCATCAACACAAATTTCTGGATTGTTTGCTAGTTCAGGAACCCCTGGGACATCTACTGCCCCACAGACGTCTGCTGCAGCTACCATTACAGCTTCATCTGGGAGTGGACTTTTCAGTACCCCTTCTGCTTCATCTGCTCCAGTGTCTTCCTCTCTATTTGCTACACCACCCACTACGGGTCCTGCATCTTCTCTTTTTCCAACACCATTTTCTACGCCCCAGGCATCATTGTTTAGTTCTTCATCAGCTTTTGGACCTGCTTCAACTCCCTCTCTGTTTTCCAATCCTACTCCAGGCTTTGGTTCTACTCCTACTATTGGAAGTTCATTATTTACTTCAG GTAGTGCTGGATCAGGGCTGAATTCTAGCTTTACTTCAACG AAATCAGCAAAGCCGAAAAGTCGAACTGGCCGCCGTTAG
- the LOC126611668 gene encoding nuclear pore complex protein NUP58-like isoform X2 has protein sequence MAFTSLFSTPQPQQQQQQQSPFQIQQPSQPFQQSNSFFSQQPPQLQQQQQQQQQTPLFQQPQFQQQQPLFQQPQFQQQQQQPQQQQQQQLYLFTNDKTPASYGTKWADLHPDSQKILLQIEERILGYRDESQRLDQCSRLYDSSVSNDAFEHDASRILQELGGIGTSMDRQKVLLQELMAIVKDMLRNSEVAVRSFMILRPRFLHLNAGGTSNATAPSQAPGATLPPGLSSQPTTSSIVPVFDFYNGIPRKPSPFLQQTVARFEKYLVECRQWIEELEQLLLDSERNSANDRSSLLQSLPKVMSNVHDFFVHVAAKVESFHQYVVSMKTAYLVNERRQGYVNDPFLEADRRETARQEAAAKRVHPTLHLPATSQPSTQISGLFASSGTPGTSTAPQTSAAATITASSGSGLFSTPSASSAPVSSSLFATPPTTGPASSLFPTPFSTPQASLFSSSSAFGPASTPSLFSNPTPGFGSTPTIGSSLFTSGSAGSGLNSSFTSTKSAKPKSRTGRR, from the exons ATGGCGTTCACATCGTTATTCTCTACGCCGCAGCcacaacagcagcagcagcagcaatcgCCGTTTCAAATTCAACAGCCCTCACAGCCCTTTCAGCAAAGCAACTCCTTCTTCTCCCAACAACCACCGCagct gcagcagcagcagcagcagcagcagcagacgCCGCTGTTTCAACAGCCGCAATTTCAGCAGCAGCAGCCGCTATTTCAACAGCCGCAAtttcagcagcagcagcaacaaccgcagcagcagcagcaacagcaaTTGTATTTGTTTACTAATGACAAGACTCCGGCGAGTTATGGTACCAAGTGGGCGGATCTCCATCCGGATTCCCAGAAAATTCTTCTGCAGATTGA GGAACGGATACTGGGGTATAGGGATGAAAGCCAGCGGCTGGATCAGTGTAGTCGTCTCTACGATTCCTCTGTTTCCAATGATGCTTTTGAGCATGACGCAAGTCGTATTCTACAG GAACTTGGGGGAATTGGTACTTCCATGGACCGACAGAAAGTTCTTTTGCAGGAGTTGATGGCTATTGTGAAAGACATGTTGCGGAACAGCGAGGTTGCTGTTCGTTCTTTTATGATTTTACGCCCAAGGTTTCTTCATCTGAATGCAGGAGGTACTTCAAATGCCACTGCCCCGTCACAAGCTCCTGGAGCGACACTACCACCAGGTTTAAGTAGTCAACCAACAACTAGTTCTATAGTGCCAGTTTTTGATTTCTACAACGGGATTCCAAGGAAACCGTCTCCGTTCCTACAGCAAACAGTTGCAAGATTTGAGAAGTATCTTGTTGAGTGTCGCCAGTGGATTGAGGAATTAGAGCAGCTGCTTCTAGACTCCGAGAGGAACTCAGCCAATGATAGATCCTCATTGTTGCAGTCTCTTCCAAAAGTCATGTCAAATGTGCATGATTTTTTCGTTCACGTGGCAGCTAAG GTGGAGAGTTTTCATCAGTATGTTGTGTCCATGAAAACAGCTTATCTTGTTAATGAGCGCCGCCAAGGGTATGTGAATGATCCATTTCTTGAGGCTGATCGGCGGGAAACAGCTAGGCAAGAAGCTGCTGCTAAGAGGGTGCATCCAACTTTACATTTACCTGCGACGTCGCAACCATCAACACAAATTTCTGGATTGTTTGCTAGTTCAGGAACCCCTGGGACATCTACTGCCCCACAGACGTCTGCTGCAGCTACCATTACAGCTTCATCTGGGAGTGGACTTTTCAGTACCCCTTCTGCTTCATCTGCTCCAGTGTCTTCCTCTCTATTTGCTACACCACCCACTACGGGTCCTGCATCTTCTCTTTTTCCAACACCATTTTCTACGCCCCAGGCATCATTGTTTAGTTCTTCATCAGCTTTTGGACCTGCTTCAACTCCCTCTCTGTTTTCCAATCCTACTCCAGGCTTTGGTTCTACTCCTACTATTGGAAGTTCATTATTTACTTCAG GTAGTGCTGGATCAGGGCTGAATTCTAGCTTTACTTCAACG AAATCAGCAAAGCCGAAAAGTCGAACTGGCCGCCGTTAG
- the LOC126611668 gene encoding nuclear pore complex protein NUP58-like isoform X3: MAFTSLFSTPQPQQQQQQQSPFQIQQPSQPFQQSNSFFSQQPPQQQQQQQTPLFQQPQFQQQQPLFQQPQFQQQQQQPQQQQQQQLYLFTNDKTPASYGTKWADLHPDSQKILLQIEERILGYRDESQRLDQCSRLYDSSVSNDAFEHDASRILQELGGIGTSMDRQKVLLQELMAIVKDMLRNSEVAVRSFMILRPRFLHLNAGGTSNATAPSQAPGATLPPGLSSQPTTSSIVPVFDFYNGIPRKPSPFLQQTVARFEKYLVECRQWIEELEQLLLDSERNSANDRSSLLQSLPKVMSNVHDFFVHVAAKVESFHQYVVSMKTAYLVNERRQGYVNDPFLEADRRETARQEAAAKRVHPTLHLPATSQPSTQISGLFASSGTPGTSTAPQTSAAATITASSGSGLFSTPSASSAPVSSSLFATPPTTGPASSLFPTPFSTPQASLFSSSSAFGPASTPSLFSNPTPGFGSTPTIGSSLFTSGSAGSGLNSSFTSTKSAKPKSRTGRR; this comes from the exons ATGGCGTTCACATCGTTATTCTCTACGCCGCAGCcacaacagcagcagcagcagcaatcgCCGTTTCAAATTCAACAGCCCTCACAGCCCTTTCAGCAAAGCAACTCCTTCTTCTCCCAACAACCACC gcagcagcagcagcagcagcagacgCCGCTGTTTCAACAGCCGCAATTTCAGCAGCAGCAGCCGCTATTTCAACAGCCGCAAtttcagcagcagcagcaacaaccgcagcagcagcagcaacagcaaTTGTATTTGTTTACTAATGACAAGACTCCGGCGAGTTATGGTACCAAGTGGGCGGATCTCCATCCGGATTCCCAGAAAATTCTTCTGCAGATTGA GGAACGGATACTGGGGTATAGGGATGAAAGCCAGCGGCTGGATCAGTGTAGTCGTCTCTACGATTCCTCTGTTTCCAATGATGCTTTTGAGCATGACGCAAGTCGTATTCTACAG GAACTTGGGGGAATTGGTACTTCCATGGACCGACAGAAAGTTCTTTTGCAGGAGTTGATGGCTATTGTGAAAGACATGTTGCGGAACAGCGAGGTTGCTGTTCGTTCTTTTATGATTTTACGCCCAAGGTTTCTTCATCTGAATGCAGGAGGTACTTCAAATGCCACTGCCCCGTCACAAGCTCCTGGAGCGACACTACCACCAGGTTTAAGTAGTCAACCAACAACTAGTTCTATAGTGCCAGTTTTTGATTTCTACAACGGGATTCCAAGGAAACCGTCTCCGTTCCTACAGCAAACAGTTGCAAGATTTGAGAAGTATCTTGTTGAGTGTCGCCAGTGGATTGAGGAATTAGAGCAGCTGCTTCTAGACTCCGAGAGGAACTCAGCCAATGATAGATCCTCATTGTTGCAGTCTCTTCCAAAAGTCATGTCAAATGTGCATGATTTTTTCGTTCACGTGGCAGCTAAG GTGGAGAGTTTTCATCAGTATGTTGTGTCCATGAAAACAGCTTATCTTGTTAATGAGCGCCGCCAAGGGTATGTGAATGATCCATTTCTTGAGGCTGATCGGCGGGAAACAGCTAGGCAAGAAGCTGCTGCTAAGAGGGTGCATCCAACTTTACATTTACCTGCGACGTCGCAACCATCAACACAAATTTCTGGATTGTTTGCTAGTTCAGGAACCCCTGGGACATCTACTGCCCCACAGACGTCTGCTGCAGCTACCATTACAGCTTCATCTGGGAGTGGACTTTTCAGTACCCCTTCTGCTTCATCTGCTCCAGTGTCTTCCTCTCTATTTGCTACACCACCCACTACGGGTCCTGCATCTTCTCTTTTTCCAACACCATTTTCTACGCCCCAGGCATCATTGTTTAGTTCTTCATCAGCTTTTGGACCTGCTTCAACTCCCTCTCTGTTTTCCAATCCTACTCCAGGCTTTGGTTCTACTCCTACTATTGGAAGTTCATTATTTACTTCAG GTAGTGCTGGATCAGGGCTGAATTCTAGCTTTACTTCAACG AAATCAGCAAAGCCGAAAAGTCGAACTGGCCGCCGTTAG